The following are encoded together in the Salvia hispanica cultivar TCC Black 2014 chromosome 6, UniMelb_Shisp_WGS_1.0, whole genome shotgun sequence genome:
- the LOC125196245 gene encoding nuclear transcription factor Y subunit A-7-like isoform X2, with translation MHYASPPAQVGVGNAQAAYPYPDPYYRSIFAPYETQPYPAQPYPAQPMVHLQLMGIQQAGVPLPSEAVEEPVFVNAKQYHGILRRRQSRAKAESEHKLAKSRKPYLHESRHLHALRRARGNGGRFQKKNDSQKKKDVGSSERYHDNINLNSEKDAS, from the exons ATGCACTATGCATCACCTCCTGCTCAAGTTGGAGTAGGAAAT GCCCAAGCAGCTTACCCGTATCCCGACCCGTACTACAGGAGTATATTTGCTCCTTACGAAACCCAGCCTTACCCAGCGCAACCTTATCCTGCTCAGCCTATG GTGCATCTGCAATTGATGGGAATCCAGCAAGCTGGTGTGCCATTGCCATCAGAAGCAGTTGAGGAGCCTGTCTTTGTCAATGCAAAACAATATCACGGCATCTTGCGTCGTCGCCAGTCCCGTGCAAAGGCCGAGTCAGAACATAAACTTGCCAAGTCTCGAAAG CCGTATTTGCATGAATCGCGACACTTGCATGCGCTGAGGCGAGCTCGGGGAAACGGGGGTCGATTCCAGAAAAAGAACGACAGCCAGAAGAAGAAGGACGTGGGATCGAGCGAGAGATACCACGACAACATCAACCTCAACAGCGAAAAGGATGCCTCTTGA
- the LOC125196245 gene encoding nuclear transcription factor Y subunit A-7-like isoform X1 has protein sequence MHYASPPAQVGVGNVTAQAAYPYPDPYYRSIFAPYETQPYPAQPYPAQPMVHLQLMGIQQAGVPLPSEAVEEPVFVNAKQYHGILRRRQSRAKAESEHKLAKSRKPYLHESRHLHALRRARGNGGRFQKKNDSQKKKDVGSSERYHDNINLNSEKDAS, from the exons ATGCACTATGCATCACCTCCTGCTCAAGTTGGAGTAGGAAATGTAACG GCCCAAGCAGCTTACCCGTATCCCGACCCGTACTACAGGAGTATATTTGCTCCTTACGAAACCCAGCCTTACCCAGCGCAACCTTATCCTGCTCAGCCTATG GTGCATCTGCAATTGATGGGAATCCAGCAAGCTGGTGTGCCATTGCCATCAGAAGCAGTTGAGGAGCCTGTCTTTGTCAATGCAAAACAATATCACGGCATCTTGCGTCGTCGCCAGTCCCGTGCAAAGGCCGAGTCAGAACATAAACTTGCCAAGTCTCGAAAG CCGTATTTGCATGAATCGCGACACTTGCATGCGCTGAGGCGAGCTCGGGGAAACGGGGGTCGATTCCAGAAAAAGAACGACAGCCAGAAGAAGAAGGACGTGGGATCGAGCGAGAGATACCACGACAACATCAACCTCAACAGCGAAAAGGATGCCTCTTGA